The Carassius carassius chromosome 2, fCarCar2.1, whole genome shotgun sequence genome has a segment encoding these proteins:
- the mylk3 gene encoding myosin light chain kinase 3 isoform X2, translating to MMGTSLYRSTLLSTGGISVSDYIRKFTKNKPDDNSIKPNHSFCHQSTQTEEIKEVISAETELQQTEVTHASGPSRLYSPEALTGESEPLIPVGTGESSKALKKAKEVTVKSRAPLQFQTFAPDVQLETEENEVHYVPKQETDAVPANAECVTGTTTKVGKDLALQQERSLEQADASQVGEKASLKSIAPEQQVEPKDEDPQKQAEVSQASLKPFFPGQQLDKNLDVPHKHLPCTKEPFNKDVEVKSQHKKTVERVTHVLKHDERKTESDPVNKKNENKTIEKIFESDPMKNCAAPCSQNTAVFEEVKANSSPLRKAESQLLIIDDSPPLPAPFEHRIVSAKQVPMNTYYAVKPNEVLGGGRFGQVHKCAELSSGLMLAAKIIKVRGMKERDEVKNEIGVMNQLNHVNLIQLYDAFESRTNLTLIMECVEGGELFERIIDENYQMTELDAIVFTRQICEGVQYLHQQYILHLDLKPENILCVSSTGNQIKIIDFGLARKYRPREKLKVNFGTPEFLAPEVVNYDFVSFPTDMWSIGVITYMLLSGLSPFMGDNDTETMNNILQAKWEFDAEAFENVSEEAKDFISSLLVPAKCSRMSASGCMKHSWLNNLEDKAKMYKVRLKSQMRLQRYVAAHRQWKKHFYAVAAANRLKRFQQSRSVSTPN from the exons AAAAACAAACCAGATGACAACAGCATTAAACCGAACCACAGTTTCTGCCATCAGAGCACACAGACGGAGGAGATTAAAGAAGTCATTTCAG CTGAGACTGAACTCCAGCAGACAGAGGTCACTCATGCCTCTGGTCCCAGCAGACTATATTCTCCTGAAGCCCTTACAGGAGAAAGTGAACCTTTGATACCTGTTGGTACGGGAGAAAGCTCCAAAGCCTTAAAAAAAGCCAAAGAGGTGACAGTGAAAAGCAGAGCACCTTTGCAGTTCCAGACATTTGCTCCTGATGTCCAGCTGGAGACAGAGGAGAATGAAGTGCACTATGTACCCAAACAAGAGACAGACGCTGTGCCAGCTAATGCTGAATGTGTCACTGGGACAACAACTAAAGTGGGAAAAGATTTGGCTCTTCAGCAAGAGAG GTCTCTTGAACAGGCAGATGCTTCACAGGTTGGTGAGAAGGCTTCACTCAAGTCAATAGCTCCTGAACAACAAGTGGAGCCGAAGGATGAGGATCCTCAAAAACAGGCAGAGGTTTCACAGGCCTCATTGAAACCGTTCTTTCCTGGACAGCAACTGGATAAGAATCTGGATGTTCCTCACAAACATCTGCCCTGCACCAAAGAGCCTTTCAATAAGGATGTTGAGGTTAAGTCACAACATAAAAAGACAGTGGAGAGGGTAACACATGTACTAAAGCATgatgagagaaagacagaatCTGATCCAGTTAACAAGAAAAACGAAAATAAAACAATTGAGAAGATTTTTGAGTCTGACCCAATGAAGAACTGTGCAGCTCCTTGTTCACAAAACACAGCCGTTTTTGAGGAAGTAAAAGCAAACTCATCACCTCTGAGAAAAGCTGAGTCACAGCTACTGATCATTG ATGACAGTCCACCTCTTCCAGCCCCGTTTGAGCATCGCATCGTCAGTGCCAAGCAGGTTCCCATGAACACGTATTATGCCGTCAAACCCAATGAAGTGCTGGGCGG AGGCCGCTTTGGACAGGTACACAAGTGTGCTGAACTGTCGTCAGGTCTTATGTTAGCTGCTAAGATTATAAAAGTCCGGGGAATGAAAGAGAGG GATGAAGTGAAGAATGAGATTGGAGTGATGAACCAGTTAAATCATGTTAATTTGATTCAGCTGTATGATGCTTTTGAGTCTCGGACTAATCTCACACTCATTATGGAATG TGTGGAGGGGGGTGAATTGTTTGAACGTATCATTGATGAGAATTACCAGATGACGGAGCTGGATGCCATCGTGTTTACCAGGCAGATTTGTGAAGGGGTTCAGTACCTTCACCAGCAGTACATTCTCCATTTAGATCTCAAG CCAGAAAACATTTTATGTGTGAGCAGCACAGGGAATCAGATCAAGATCATTGACTTTGGACTCGCGAGAAA GTATAGACCCAGAGAAAAGCTGAAGGTCAACTTTGGAACCCCAGAGTTTCTGGCACCAGAAGTTGTCAACTATGACTTTGTGTCATTTCCTACAGACATGTGGAGTATCGGCGTCATCACATACATGCT tttgagcGGGCTTTCTCCATTTATGGGTGACAACGATACAGAAACCATGAATAATATTCTGCAAGCCAAGTGGGAATTTGATGCAGAGGCATTTGAGAATGTGTCAGAAGAAGCCAAAGACTTCATTTCCAGCCTTCTTGTTCCCGCCAAATg CAGCCGTATGAGTGCATCAGGGTGCATGAAGCATAGTTGGCTAAATAACCTGGAGGACAAGGCCAAGATGTACAAAGTTCGACTGAAGTCTCAGATGAGGCTTCAGCGTTATGTCGCCGCTCACCGCCAGTGGAAG aaacaTTTCTATGCGGTTGCTGCAGCAAACAGGTTGAAGAGGTTTCAGCAGAGCAGATCAGTTAGTACTCCAAATTAA